A genomic region of Planktothrix serta PCC 8927 contains the following coding sequences:
- a CDS encoding helix-turn-helix domain-containing protein — protein MPPKAHLEPHLTLEDLKVRYRQTRDTTEARRWHLLHLVAGGWTIKQAADVVGLNYDYAKEIIRRYNREGPSSIKNRSRERQPPMAKSLLTSGQQQELMQALQGPAPDGGSWSGPKVAEWIAHKTGRPHVWPQRGWDYLKRLGVNWRKQTTMNDED, from the coding sequence ATGCCACCTAAAGCTCACTTAGAACCCCATCTGACACTCGAAGACCTAAAAGTTCGTTATCGTCAAACACGAGATACGACTGAGGCTCGTCGATGGCACCTGCTTCACCTTGTGGCGGGGGGTTGGACGATTAAACAAGCGGCGGATGTTGTGGGGTTAAATTACGATTACGCCAAAGAAATTATCCGGCGCTACAACCGTGAGGGGCCAAGTTCCATCAAGAACCGTAGCCGAGAGCGTCAACCCCCAATGGCAAAATCTCTCCTCACTTCAGGACAACAACAAGAACTCATGCAAGCTTTACAAGGGCCAGCACCGGATGGAGGATCTTGGTCTGGCCCGAAAGTAGCGGAATGGATTGCTCATAAAACGGGTCGTCCTCATGTTTGGCCCCAAAGAGGTTGGGATTATCTCAAACGCTTAGGGGTGAATTGGAGGAAGCAAACAACAATGAATGATGAGGACTAA
- the gatA gene encoding Asp-tRNA(Asn)/Glu-tRNA(Gln) amidotransferase subunit GatA: MASIRKLHRQLIKKERSAVEITQEALDRIAQLEPKLKSFLCVTADRALEQARQVDAKIAAGEEIGLLAGIPIAIKDNMCTEGIRTTCGSKILENFIPPYESTVTQKLAAAGAVMVGKTNLDEFAMGSSTENSAYQVTANPWDLERVPGGSSGGSAAAVAAEEAVVSLGSDTGGSIRQPASFCGVLGLKPTYGLVSRYGLVAYASSLDQIGPFGRCVEDVAILLQAIAGHDPKDATSLNLPVPDYVSALRPSLRAKSGIKIGVIKETFGEGLDPIVEQTVTKAISVLQELGAEIQIVSCPRFRYGLPTYYVIAPSEASANLARYDGVKYGFRHPDAENLIEMYQKTRAQGFGAEVKRRIMVGTYVLSAGYYDAYYLKAQKVRTLIKEDFDRAFSQVEVLVCPTAPSTAFKAGEKTADPLSMYLSDLMTIPVNLAGLPGISVPCGFDDQGLPIGMQLIGKPLGESRLLEVANAYEKATDWHNYKPKGI; this comes from the coding sequence ATGGCATCCATCCGTAAGTTGCACCGACAACTGATCAAGAAAGAACGCTCCGCCGTTGAGATCACCCAGGAAGCATTGGATCGGATTGCACAACTCGAACCCAAATTAAAGAGTTTTCTTTGTGTAACGGCAGATCGAGCCTTAGAACAGGCGCGTCAAGTGGATGCCAAAATTGCGGCGGGGGAAGAAATTGGTCTATTAGCAGGAATTCCCATCGCCATTAAAGACAATATGTGTACCGAGGGAATTCGGACAACCTGTGGTTCCAAGATTTTAGAGAATTTTATTCCTCCCTACGAATCCACTGTTACCCAAAAACTCGCCGCCGCCGGGGCCGTAATGGTGGGAAAAACCAACCTCGATGAGTTTGCGATGGGGAGTTCAACGGAAAACTCAGCCTATCAAGTCACCGCGAATCCTTGGGATCTCGAACGAGTTCCGGGGGGGTCTTCAGGAGGGTCTGCTGCGGCCGTTGCAGCCGAAGAAGCGGTGGTTTCCTTGGGCTCGGATACGGGGGGTTCTATTCGTCAACCCGCTTCCTTCTGTGGCGTTTTGGGACTCAAACCCACCTATGGTTTAGTTTCCCGTTATGGGTTAGTCGCCTATGCGTCCTCTTTGGATCAAATTGGGCCCTTTGGGCGCTGTGTAGAAGATGTCGCTATTTTATTACAAGCGATCGCTGGTCATGACCCGAAGGATGCCACCAGTTTAAACCTTCCTGTTCCTGATTATGTTTCAGCGCTTAGACCTTCGTTAAGGGCAAAAAGTGGAATTAAAATTGGGGTAATTAAAGAAACTTTTGGAGAAGGATTAGATCCAATTGTTGAACAAACCGTTACCAAAGCGATTAGTGTTTTACAGGAATTAGGAGCAGAAATTCAGATTGTTTCTTGTCCTCGATTCCGTTATGGTTTACCGACTTATTATGTCATTGCTCCTTCGGAAGCGTCGGCAAATTTAGCGCGTTATGATGGGGTGAAATATGGGTTTCGTCATCCTGATGCGGAGAATTTAATTGAAATGTATCAGAAAACCAGGGCGCAAGGATTTGGGGCGGAAGTTAAACGCCGGATTATGGTAGGAACCTATGTATTATCGGCGGGATATTATGACGCCTATTATTTGAAAGCGCAAAAGGTGAGAACCTTAATTAAGGAAGACTTTGATCGAGCGTTTAGTCAGGTGGAAGTGTTAGTTTGTCCGACTGCACCTTCAACGGCGTTTAAAGCAGGTGAAAAAACGGCTGATCCGTTAAGTATGTATTTATCGGATTTAATGACAATTCCCGTGAATTTAGCGGGTTTACCCGGAATTAGTGTTCCCTGTGGTTTTGATGATCAAGGATTACCCATTGGGATGCAATTAATCGGCAAACCGTTAGGAGAATCTCGGTTATTAGAAGTTGCTAATGCCTATGAAAAAGCAACGGATTGGCATAATTATAAACCTAAAGGAATCTAA
- a CDS encoding type II toxin-antitoxin system HicB family antitoxin: MSYKVNVSIEKTDSGYLAYCPELSEQTFQGDSLDLIFSELKTVIQADYQHQVSSETKRKPIWEIAQDLTQDMTEDELQLLPVDGAEQHNHYI; the protein is encoded by the coding sequence ATGTCCTATAAAGTTAATGTTTCCATAGAAAAAACGGATTCAGGATATTTAGCCTATTGTCCTGAACTCTCTGAACAAACCTTTCAAGGAGATTCACTGGATTTAATTTTTTCTGAATTAAAAACTGTTATTCAAGCCGATTATCAACATCAAGTTTCCTCTGAAACTAAAAGAAAACCCATTTGGGAAATTGCCCAAGATTTAACTCAAGATATGACTGAGGATGAACTTCAACTTCTTCCTGTTGATGGTGCAGAACAGCATAATCATTATATCTGA
- a CDS encoding DUF433 domain-containing protein produces the protein MSTTLTDIGTLIVSTPGICGGRPRIMGTRMSVMSIAIDYNAGMTVEQILQEFPHLNLGQIYAALTYYHVNKSSIDQEIRAYYEECDRLEKEQSARTVS, from the coding sequence ATGTCAACAACTTTAACGGATATCGGTACATTAATTGTTTCTACACCCGGAATTTGTGGGGGTCGCCCTCGCATTATGGGAACAAGAATGTCGGTGATGAGTATTGCAATTGATTATAATGCTGGCATGACTGTTGAACAAATTTTACAAGAATTTCCGCACTTAAATTTAGGACAAATTTATGCAGCTTTAACTTATTATCATGTGAATAAATCCAGTATTGATCAGGAAATTAGGGCTTATTATGAAGAATGCGATCGCTTAGAAAAAGAACAGAGCGCGAGGACGGTTTCGTGA
- a CDS encoding ATP-dependent nuclease: MYISKFQIFNYKSFKDSTWLEFKPGINVIIGQNNVGKTAFLEALELRFSDHPHKNIRKLQPQKKRQFSPFTNLSTVNSTFTFDKSDIYSGIETLDIFVLSDEILERRNLSLLKEWSENPSVKEFCFYDYSPNSVYNYPKIKTDIPENIDIYFPGKEKDWEVTFSKNIKKIIINDENDIDIAKEDIEYIVGNSIELKEIFFDLFKSRIYRFESERFHIGSCSIGTNSKLEPNASNLAEVISQLQARGNRDIYQKFNYYINIIFPDIKSVSAELNPKTSTKDDEYEILVWSPEADQEDIKDFALPLSQCGTGVSQVLAILYVVITASESQVIIIDEPQSFLHPSAAKKLIEILKEFPQHQYFIATHSPQIITAANPATIVQLSYIDGETKAQIIDAKQTAQLRSLLDDLGVSLSDVFGADNILWVEGPTEEKCFPLILEELTDIKLRGTQILAVQNTGDLEGKHADLVFDIYDKLSGGNTLFPPAIGFILDEEGRTQQKKEDLKRRSEKNGNKLQFLTRKLYENYLLEPEAIAHVINQEDCSRDQPISENEIQSWLDVNKNQFIKGTSEDPDWLKVVDGANLLKKLFSEKTDNKVSFIKTKHSPELTEWLLKNKSDSLQEIAALLRDILTPSSNS, translated from the coding sequence ATGTACATTTCAAAATTTCAGATATTTAACTATAAATCATTTAAAGATTCTACATGGTTAGAATTTAAGCCTGGTATCAATGTTATCATTGGTCAAAATAATGTTGGTAAGACGGCTTTTTTAGAAGCATTAGAATTACGTTTTAGTGACCATCCTCATAAGAATATTAGAAAATTGCAACCTCAAAAAAAACGTCAGTTTTCACCATTTACAAATTTATCAACTGTTAATTCTACATTTACTTTTGATAAATCAGATATTTATTCTGGGATAGAGACATTAGATATTTTTGTTTTATCAGATGAAATTCTTGAGAGAAGAAACTTAAGTTTATTAAAAGAATGGAGTGAAAACCCCAGTGTGAAGGAATTTTGTTTTTATGACTACAGCCCAAATAGTGTATATAATTATCCTAAAATAAAAACAGATATTCCAGAGAATATTGATATATACTTTCCGGGTAAAGAAAAAGATTGGGAAGTTACATTCAGTAAAAACATAAAGAAAATAATTATTAACGACGAAAATGATATAGATATCGCTAAAGAAGACATTGAGTATATAGTAGGTAATTCTATCGAATTAAAAGAGATTTTTTTTGATTTATTTAAAAGTAGAATTTATAGATTTGAATCAGAAAGGTTTCATATTGGTAGCTGCTCAATAGGGACAAATTCAAAGTTAGAACCTAATGCCAGCAATTTAGCTGAAGTCATTAGTCAATTACAAGCACGGGGCAATAGAGACATTTATCAAAAATTTAATTATTACATAAACATTATATTTCCTGACATTAAAAGTGTTTCTGCTGAGTTAAACCCTAAAACTTCAACAAAGGATGATGAATACGAGATTTTAGTGTGGTCGCCTGAAGCTGACCAAGAAGATATTAAAGATTTTGCATTACCTTTATCTCAGTGTGGAACTGGAGTTAGTCAGGTATTGGCTATATTATATGTTGTAATAACTGCTTCCGAATCTCAAGTTATTATTATTGATGAACCTCAGTCGTTTCTTCACCCTAGTGCTGCCAAGAAGTTAATAGAAATCCTCAAAGAGTTTCCTCAGCATCAATATTTTATTGCTACCCATTCTCCTCAAATCATAACGGCTGCTAACCCTGCAACAATTGTTCAACTCTCCTATATTGATGGGGAAACTAAAGCCCAAATAATTGATGCTAAACAAACAGCACAATTGCGTTCACTCTTAGATGATTTGGGAGTAAGTTTATCTGATGTGTTTGGGGCTGATAACATCTTGTGGGTTGAAGGGCCAACTGAGGAAAAATGTTTTCCTTTAATTTTGGAGGAATTAACCGATATCAAGTTAAGGGGAACTCAGATTTTAGCTGTGCAAAATACAGGAGATTTAGAAGGAAAGCACGCTGATTTAGTATTTGATATTTATGACAAGCTTAGTGGAGGTAATACATTGTTTCCACCAGCTATAGGTTTTATATTAGATGAAGAAGGGAGGACACAGCAGAAGAAAGAGGACTTAAAAAGACGAAGTGAAAAGAATGGTAATAAATTACAATTTCTAACCCGAAAACTTTATGAGAATTATTTACTTGAGCCTGAAGCCATAGCTCATGTTATTAATCAAGAGGATTGCAGCAGAGACCAACCTATTTCTGAAAATGAAATCCAAAGTTGGTTAGATGTCAATAAAAACCAATTCATTAAAGGAACATCAGAAGACCCAGATTGGTTAAAAGTTGTAGATGGGGCAAACCTTTTAAAAAAGCTATTTTCAGAAAAAACCGATAATAAAGTGTCATTTATAAAAACAAAACATTCCCCTGAGCTAACCGAGTGGCTGTTAAAAAATAAATCAGATTCTTTACAAGAAATAGCTGCTTTATTGAGAGATATTTTAACTCCATCTAGCAACAGTTAA
- a CDS encoding orange carotenoid protein N-terminal domain-containing protein: MTFTPTQQDLEQALSKFRELDVDTQLAFLWFVYTKMGDSITPAAPGAAQTEIAEGLYNQVQALSFEEQLQAQRDFLQSNDTQLCREYGSLSDNTKLLFWYRLAQGMDAKTIVPMPENYQFSPEGQSLLSQLENMDFQQQITFLRQSVEPTGAAPQSGSGL, translated from the coding sequence ATGACATTTACACCCACTCAACAGGATTTAGAACAGGCTTTATCTAAATTCCGCGAATTAGATGTAGATACGCAATTAGCCTTTTTGTGGTTTGTTTATACAAAAATGGGTGATTCCATTACTCCGGCGGCTCCTGGTGCTGCCCAAACGGAGATTGCTGAAGGGTTATATAATCAAGTTCAAGCCCTTTCTTTTGAAGAACAATTGCAAGCTCAACGCGACTTTTTACAAAGTAACGATACCCAATTATGTCGTGAATATGGCTCTTTAAGCGACAATACCAAACTCTTATTTTGGTATCGTTTAGCGCAAGGAATGGACGCAAAAACTATTGTTCCCATGCCCGAAAATTATCAATTTTCTCCAGAAGGTCAATCGTTATTGAGTCAATTAGAAAATATGGACTTTCAACAACAAATTACCTTCCTCCGTCAAAGCGTTGAACCCACTGGAGCCGCTCCCCAATCAGGTTCTGGACTGTAA
- a CDS encoding STAS domain-containing protein, giving the protein MEWQQLNGYVWLQPQTRLDSHGGLFLKEQLLHIPIEPHKIWVMNMAAVDFMDSSGLGAVVTAVKFARSKGCRLLMCRPSATARLIFEITQLDRVFEIIENIEEIFSTSEELVSA; this is encoded by the coding sequence ATGGAATGGCAACAATTAAATGGGTATGTTTGGCTTCAACCCCAAACTCGTCTTGATTCCCATGGCGGTCTTTTTCTGAAGGAACAATTACTTCATATTCCCATAGAACCCCACAAAATCTGGGTGATGAATATGGCGGCTGTAGACTTTATGGATAGTTCGGGTTTAGGTGCGGTGGTCACGGCGGTTAAATTTGCTCGCAGTAAAGGATGTCGTTTATTGATGTGTAGACCATCGGCTACAGCCCGACTTATTTTTGAAATTACCCAACTGGATCGAGTGTTTGAAATTATAGAAAATATTGAAGAGATTTTCTCAACTTCCGAAGAATTAGTTTCTGCTTAG
- a CDS encoding DedA family protein — protein sequence MSFEFVSLETIREIAHQYGYWAVFVGIALENAGIPLPGETITLVGGFLAGSGELNYWFVLGSAIAGAILGDNFGYGLGKWGGWPLLLRLGQFFRIGEDQLHEVKEQFRKNAARAVFLGRFVALLRIFAGPLAGIAQMPYWQFFLCNAAGATIWASVMVSLSYFVGNIISLEKLVAWVAQFAILALILVVAWLVIPIWLETRKAKNL from the coding sequence ATGTCTTTTGAGTTTGTATCCTTAGAAACAATTCGAGAAATTGCTCATCAATACGGCTATTGGGCTGTGTTTGTCGGAATTGCCTTAGAAAACGCTGGCATTCCTCTGCCCGGAGAAACCATTACCCTCGTGGGTGGGTTTTTGGCGGGGAGTGGTGAATTGAATTATTGGTTTGTCCTCGGTAGTGCCATTGCTGGGGCAATTTTAGGCGATAATTTTGGCTACGGGCTGGGAAAATGGGGCGGTTGGCCATTACTACTGCGTTTAGGTCAGTTCTTTCGCATTGGAGAAGACCAACTGCATGAGGTGAAAGAACAATTCCGCAAAAATGCAGCCAGAGCCGTTTTCCTCGGTCGCTTTGTGGCCCTATTACGCATTTTTGCAGGCCCCTTAGCCGGAATTGCCCAAATGCCCTACTGGCAATTCTTTCTTTGCAATGCGGCGGGAGCCACCATTTGGGCATCAGTGATGGTCAGTTTATCTTATTTTGTCGGAAATATTATCTCTTTGGAAAAATTAGTGGCTTGGGTTGCCCAATTTGCAATTCTCGCTCTAATTTTAGTGGTGGCTTGGTTAGTGATTCCGATTTGGTTGGAAACTCGCAAAGCTAAAAATCTTTAA
- a CDS encoding diguanylate cyclase domain-containing protein has product MKIEYRDKEGQQSLRMIYAVGLALIVTTALGVELYYSYQFTARNAEQNIYNTAQLLAGKISSRLPEIARGNKYLPPHSLNFNLTQERSSLDVSVLNTEIKNIDQSQQSVIEILDLELRVITREPNLPVYQNSSVNIQLLQDFVKQNKNHKIAVLRSEFDHKKRIVGIQRVEGYPLIIVIQVGFFDVFFLWYTKAIFYTILVLIIISLLTILIKKENNYLQQTQELMTHFVAIESADDMIVITSKDGTIEYVNPAFTKITGYQANEVIGHKPSLLKSGCQNKDFYQALWKKILSGKGWKGELINRKKDGSTYCEEMTIAPVKNSLGEIIRFVAVKRDISDRKQLEAQLAWLAHFDKLTGLPNRVLFFDRLERAIAQAKRQQTQFAVFFIDLDGFKSVNDCFGHQNGDLLLKEVAKRLSLSVRQSDTVARMGGDEFTLILGNIRQRNDVIKIAQAILFTLSQGCVVNGQECQIGASIGISFYPTDGSDLETLVNQADTAMYRSKHQGKNRYEFASTEEELTRITNYEL; this is encoded by the coding sequence ATGAAAATAGAATACCGGGACAAGGAGGGACAGCAATCCCTCCGCATGATTTATGCAGTAGGACTAGCTCTCATCGTGACCACGGCTTTAGGCGTGGAATTGTACTATTCTTATCAATTTACGGCTCGGAATGCAGAGCAAAATATTTACAATACGGCTCAACTATTGGCTGGAAAAATTTCTAGCCGATTACCTGAAATTGCTAGGGGAAATAAATATTTACCACCCCACTCTCTTAATTTTAACTTGACTCAGGAAAGATCGAGTTTAGATGTTTCAGTTTTGAATACTGAAATCAAAAATATTGATCAGAGTCAGCAAAGTGTGATTGAAATTCTAGATTTAGAACTGAGGGTCATCACAAGGGAACCTAACTTACCTGTCTATCAAAATTCATCGGTTAATATTCAGTTATTACAAGATTTTGTTAAACAAAATAAAAATCATAAAATTGCTGTTTTAAGATCTGAATTTGATCATAAAAAAAGAATTGTTGGAATTCAAAGAGTTGAAGGTTATCCTTTAATTATTGTGATACAAGTTGGTTTTTTTGATGTTTTTTTTCTTTGGTATACTAAAGCAATTTTTTATACAATTTTAGTTTTAATTATTATAAGTTTATTGACGATTTTAATCAAAAAAGAAAATAATTATTTACAACAAACTCAAGAATTAATGACTCATTTTGTGGCGATAGAATCGGCGGATGATATGATTGTAATTACTAGCAAAGATGGCACCATTGAATATGTTAATCCTGCCTTTACAAAAATTACAGGTTATCAGGCGAATGAAGTGATTGGTCATAAACCTTCTCTTTTAAAAAGTGGCTGTCAAAATAAAGACTTTTATCAAGCTTTATGGAAAAAAATTTTATCGGGAAAAGGCTGGAAAGGGGAATTAATCAATCGTAAAAAAGATGGCAGTACCTATTGTGAAGAGATGACGATCGCCCCTGTTAAAAATTCTCTGGGTGAAATTATTCGGTTTGTTGCGGTTAAACGAGATATTAGCGATCGCAAACAATTAGAAGCTCAATTAGCTTGGTTAGCTCATTTCGATAAATTAACGGGATTACCCAATCGAGTCTTATTTTTTGACCGTTTAGAACGTGCGATCGCCCAAGCTAAACGACAGCAAACTCAGTTTGCCGTTTTCTTTATTGATCTCGATGGGTTTAAATCAGTTAATGATTGTTTCGGACATCAAAACGGTGATTTACTCTTAAAAGAAGTCGCTAAACGTTTATCTTTATCTGTCCGACAATCCGATACTGTTGCTCGGATGGGAGGGGATGAATTTACCCTAATTTTAGGGAATATTCGTCAGCGAAATGATGTGATTAAAATTGCTCAGGCTATCCTTTTTACCCTATCTCAAGGCTGTGTCGTCAACGGGCAAGAATGTCAAATTGGAGCGAGTATTGGTATTAGTTTTTATCCCACCGATGGCTCGGATTTAGAAACCTTAGTTAATCAAGCAGATACGGCTATGTATAGAAGTAAACATCAAGGAAAAAATCGTTATGAATTTGCTTCTACAGAGGAAGAGTTAACACGAATTACGAATTATGAATTATGA
- a CDS encoding cation:proton antiporter has product MLESFILILLIGFFVGQIARRLKIPALVGMVLVGIILGPQVADLISPNVLAASTPLRTIAVMVILMKAGLGLDREKLVQQGTVALRLGFLPAACEALIVALAAIWILNFDFPTGLLLGCIIGAESPAVIVPGMLRLKSLGWGVTKGIPDAILTGSALSDVLLLLVFSLLLNFLAQGATSGVNLPFGLTVSAVQLLPLQIICQIVLGVVLGLLTARLLVFLLAKQNWTQNAVQDSLVGANLALLLVVLAEKFPFFSGYLAVMATGFFLIELDAPLARRLRSGFDSLWTIAEIVLFVLLGASIQLQVLEKTLVPGLVILAIGTLIGRAIGWYLSTLGSNWNRRERIFLLPGNSAKATVQAAIGAIPLAQGIQGGETILAIAALSILVTAPLGAWAIPIFAPKLLEKGEVDPTKVAINRRIIILAAVDTSPLASQVLSKTADLARRSDAEVIVLHIICTNDSQGVEHLQEKTQRLLADIRHKFMAIPGSIPEEIIRVAQDYRVAEIVMGKRGHKPWDEVLVGSVSQAVLESSSIPVILVEDERIAH; this is encoded by the coding sequence ATGTTAGAAAGTTTTATCTTAATCTTGCTGATCGGCTTTTTTGTGGGACAGATTGCCAGACGGCTGAAGATCCCTGCTTTAGTAGGTATGGTTTTGGTGGGAATTATACTGGGGCCTCAAGTTGCTGACTTAATCAGCCCTAATGTACTAGCAGCGTCTACACCTTTGCGAACGATCGCTGTCATGGTAATTTTGATGAAGGCAGGATTAGGTTTAGACCGAGAAAAACTGGTACAACAAGGAACAGTAGCACTACGTTTGGGGTTTCTACCTGCGGCCTGTGAAGCTTTAATTGTTGCCCTAGCTGCTATCTGGATTTTAAATTTCGACTTTCCCACGGGGCTACTGCTGGGTTGTATCATTGGAGCAGAGTCGCCAGCAGTAATTGTACCGGGAATGCTACGACTGAAAAGTTTGGGTTGGGGAGTTACTAAGGGGATACCCGATGCCATCCTCACTGGCAGTGCCTTGTCAGATGTGTTACTACTGCTAGTATTTAGTCTGTTACTGAACTTTTTGGCACAAGGAGCAACTTCTGGGGTAAATTTGCCTTTTGGTTTAACTGTGAGTGCAGTTCAACTCCTGCCTCTGCAAATTATTTGCCAAATTGTTCTGGGAGTCGTGTTAGGTTTGTTGACAGCACGGCTTTTGGTGTTTTTGTTGGCCAAGCAGAACTGGACTCAAAATGCAGTACAGGATAGCTTAGTTGGCGCAAATTTAGCGTTGTTGCTCGTAGTGCTGGCAGAAAAATTCCCCTTCTTCTCTGGGTATCTGGCAGTCATGGCGACAGGATTTTTCTTGATTGAATTGGATGCTCCTTTAGCACGACGGTTGCGTTCTGGCTTCGATAGCCTGTGGACAATAGCAGAAATCGTTTTATTTGTGTTGTTAGGGGCAAGTATTCAATTACAAGTGTTAGAAAAAACTCTGGTTCCTGGATTAGTAATTCTGGCAATTGGCACACTGATTGGACGCGCTATTGGATGGTATTTGTCTACATTAGGAAGTAACTGGAATCGCCGAGAGCGAATCTTTTTGCTACCAGGGAACTCTGCTAAAGCCACTGTGCAAGCGGCAATCGGTGCAATTCCCCTAGCACAAGGTATTCAGGGTGGAGAGACTATTTTGGCGATCGCCGCTTTATCTATCCTGGTGACTGCACCTTTGGGAGCTTGGGCAATTCCTATCTTTGCACCAAAATTGTTAGAGAAGGGTGAGGTCGATCCTACAAAGGTAGCGATCAACCGTCGTATTATCATACTAGCGGCGGTTGATACATCCCCTCTAGCTAGTCAGGTATTGAGTAAAACCGCCGATCTTGCTCGTCGTAGTGATGCCGAAGTGATTGTATTGCATATCATTTGCACCAATGATTCTCAAGGAGTAGAGCATCTACAAGAAAAAACTCAACGACTTTTAGCAGACATCCGCCATAAGTTCATGGCTATTCCAGGCTCAATTCCCGAAGAAATTATCCGTGTTGCTCAGGACTATCGAGTTGCTGAGATTGTTATGGGCAAGCGAGGACATAAGCCTTGGGATGAAGTTTTAGTGGGTTCTGTCTCCCAAGCAGTGTTGGAATCGAGCTCAATTCCTGTCATTTTAGTCGAAGATGAACGTATTGCTCACTAA
- a CDS encoding gamma carbonic anhydrase family protein: MSDQPLLTPTPYWPPVDISQAAFVAANAVVVGFVEVGAGASIWYGAVVRGDVERIVIGEKTNIQDGAILHGDPGQVTLLEDCVTVGHRAVIHAAYIERGSLIGIGAVILDGVRVGTGSIIGAGSIVTKDVPPFSLVVGVPAKRVREVSPEEAADLIEHAKRYEKLALVHGGKGTETGFS; encoded by the coding sequence ATGTCTGATCAACCTTTGTTGACTCCCACACCCTATTGGCCCCCGGTAGATATATCCCAAGCTGCTTTTGTCGCTGCAAATGCGGTGGTGGTGGGTTTTGTGGAAGTTGGGGCTGGGGCGAGTATTTGGTATGGGGCCGTTGTTCGCGGAGATGTAGAACGGATTGTGATTGGGGAAAAAACTAATATTCAGGATGGCGCTATTTTACATGGTGATCCGGGTCAGGTAACACTTTTAGAAGATTGTGTTACCGTTGGCCATCGGGCGGTGATTCATGCAGCTTATATTGAACGGGGAAGTTTAATTGGAATTGGGGCGGTGATATTAGACGGGGTGCGGGTGGGAACTGGAAGTATTATTGGGGCGGGTTCTATTGTTACGAAAGATGTCCCTCCGTTCTCCTTAGTTGTGGGTGTTCCCGCTAAACGAGTCCGGGAAGTTTCCCCAGAGGAAGCCGCAGATTTAATTGAACACGCTAAACGGTATGAAAAATTAGCGTTAGTTCATGGGGGAAAAGGAACAGAAACCGGATTTAGTTAA
- a CDS encoding TIGR02652 family protein: MNSALQYPIFGPEINCPHCRQQIPALTLTDTYLCPRHGAFEADPNTGELVHLQSGRHWREWQGEWYRQHTHPDGIRFEIHEALDRLYTQGYRATRVIIAKRYQELISAYLERSTPWRNGTDTTQPRLYGLPVEFSPDAKDEPCWDVINFNLDKEQGVPVRYPYFRLFE; encoded by the coding sequence ATGAATTCTGCCTTGCAGTACCCAATTTTTGGCCCAGAGATTAATTGTCCCCATTGCCGTCAGCAAATTCCTGCCCTTACGCTGACGGATACCTATTTGTGTCCCCGTCATGGTGCTTTTGAAGCTGACCCGAATACGGGTGAGTTGGTTCATTTGCAATCGGGTCGTCATTGGCGAGAATGGCAAGGAGAATGGTATCGACAACATACTCATCCCGATGGAATTCGGTTTGAAATTCATGAAGCGTTAGATCGACTCTACACCCAAGGCTACCGGGCTACCCGTGTAATTATCGCTAAACGCTATCAAGAGTTAATCAGTGCTTATTTAGAACGGAGCACCCCTTGGCGCAATGGGACAGATACCACACAACCGAGATTATACGGTTTACCTGTGGAATTTAGCCCCGATGCTAAAGATGAACCCTGTTGGGATGTGATTAATTTTAATTTAGACAAAGAGCAGGGGGTTCCCGTGCGTTATCCCTATTTTCGATTATTTGAATAG